The following are encoded together in the Coturnix japonica isolate 7356 chromosome 8, Coturnix japonica 2.1, whole genome shotgun sequence genome:
- the CLCC1 gene encoding chloride channel CLIC-like protein 1 isoform X2, which produces MLVLVLCAALLAGGGAQDDEWIDPTDMLNYDAASGTMRRPYKVNYHDSEDKTVDGIIAENLSSCSREVDSLQQKIAECEQRNAKSRESRSFYIFKRYLNKILNEARKLGLPEGNMDQVHYDAEIILTKQTHMEILRFLQEESWQSGAVDDALSNILVNFKHHDYKAWHWRFEDTFGIDLYNMFMILLCLVCVVIIIATELWTRIHWFVQLKRVLLISFLISFAWNWLYLYKRAFAQHQAEIAKMGQFDNVCAEKLDWRESLFGWLRRQWTFQDDPCQKYYETLLVNPVLLVPPTKAFCYGAASSVSVIRCLMPSQKKRLPLPDDQREAIDFSQYDGSKSDGYYSQKTPSVYRGPYDRDVQMRPGNSSSNPDVLHASAGPDVQAEDAQKTEAGNRLHTEAEVCRLETSPTATLTGEKALEHEKQWTDKAEQESEKNCDRNRNVEGQSCEVEPAEERRSSTCESQEGD; this is translated from the exons atgctggtgctggtgctgtgcgCGGCCCTGCtggcgggcggcggggcccaGGACGACGAGTGGATCGACCCCACCGATATGCTCAACTACGACGCGGCGTCGGGAACCATGAGGAGGCCTTACAAG GTAAATTATCATGATTCTGAGGATAAGACGGTGGATGGAATTATCGCTGAAAACTTATCGAGTTGTTCCAGAGAAGTGGATTCTTTGCAGCAGAAG ATTGCAGAGTGTGAGCAGAGAAACGCCAAATCTCGGGAGAGCCGgagcttttatatttttaagcgGTACTTGaataagattttaaatgaaGCCAGGAAACTTGGCCTT CCCGAGGGAAACATGGACCAAGTGCATTACGATGCGGAGATTATCCTTACCAAACAGACACACATGGAGATCCTCCGGTTCCTGCAGGAGGAATCGTGGCAGTCAGGTGCTGTGGATGATGCGCTCAGCAACATTTTGGTCAATTTTAAGCACCACGACTATAAAGCTTGGCACTGGAGATTTGAAGACACCTTTGGGATTGATCTGTACAATATGTTTATG ataCTCTTGTGCTTAGTGTGTGTTGTGATTATAATAGCTACAGAGCTGTGGACACGGATCCATTGGTTTGTTCAGCTGAAACGGGTTTTACTAATAAGTTTTCTCATCAGTTTTGCGTGGAATTGGCTTTACTTATATAAG CGGGCTTTTGCACAGCATCAAGCAGAAATTGCCAAAATGGGGCAGTTTGATAACGTCTGTGCTGAGAAGTTGGACTGGAGAGAGAGCCTTTTTG GATGGCTCAGAAGACAGTGGACATTTCAGGATGATCCATGTCAGAAGTACTACGAAACTCTGCTAGTAAATCCTGTTTTGCTGGTTCCACCAACAAAG GCTTTCTGCTATGGCGCAGCATCATCAGTGTCTGTGATAAGGTGCTTAATGCcttctcagaagaaaaggcttCCTCTACCTGATGATCAACGGGAGGCAATAGACTTCAGCCAGTATGATGGGAGTAAATCCGATGGCTACTATTCACAGAAGACTCCTAGCGTTTACAGAGGCCCTTATGACAGAGATGTTCAGATGAGAcctggaaacagcagcagtaatCCTGATGTGCTGCATGCAAGTGCAGGGCCAGATGTGCAAGCAGAAGATGCTCAAAAAACAGAAGCTGGT AATAGATTGCACACTGAGGCTGAAGTTTGTAGACTAGAAACTTCACCAACTGCAACCCTTACCGGAGAAAAGGCACTTGAGCATGAGAAGCAGTGGACAGATAAAGCAGagcaagaaagtgaaaaaaattgTGATCGTAACAGAAACGTGGAAGGACAAAGTTGTGAAGTGGAACCAGCTGAAGAGAGGAGGAGCAGTACATGTGAGTCACAGGAAGGAGACTGA
- the CLCC1 gene encoding chloride channel CLIC-like protein 1 isoform X1, whose translation MLVLVLCAALLAGGGAQDDEWIDPTDMLNYDAASGTMRRPYKVNYHDSEDKTVDGIIAENLSSCSREVDSLQQKIAECEQRNAKSRESRSFYIFKRYLNKILNEARKLGLPEGNMDQVHYDAEIILTKQTHMEILRFLQEESWQSGAVDDALSNILVNFKHHDYKAWHWRFEDTFGIDLYNMFMILLCLVCVVIIIATELWTRIHWFVQLKRVLLISFLISFAWNWLYLYKRAFAQHQAEIAKMGQFDNVCAEKLDWRESLFGWLRRQWTFQDDPCQKYYETLLVNPVLLVPPTKALAITFTTFVTEPLKHVGQGIGEFIKALMKEIPLILQVPVLIMMALAVLAFCYGAASSVSVIRCLMPSQKKRLPLPDDQREAIDFSQYDGSKSDGYYSQKTPSVYRGPYDRDVQMRPGNSSSNPDVLHASAGPDVQAEDAQKTEAGNRLHTEAEVCRLETSPTATLTGEKALEHEKQWTDKAEQESEKNCDRNRNVEGQSCEVEPAEERRSSTCESQEGD comes from the exons atgctggtgctggtgctgtgcgCGGCCCTGCtggcgggcggcggggcccaGGACGACGAGTGGATCGACCCCACCGATATGCTCAACTACGACGCGGCGTCGGGAACCATGAGGAGGCCTTACAAG GTAAATTATCATGATTCTGAGGATAAGACGGTGGATGGAATTATCGCTGAAAACTTATCGAGTTGTTCCAGAGAAGTGGATTCTTTGCAGCAGAAG ATTGCAGAGTGTGAGCAGAGAAACGCCAAATCTCGGGAGAGCCGgagcttttatatttttaagcgGTACTTGaataagattttaaatgaaGCCAGGAAACTTGGCCTT CCCGAGGGAAACATGGACCAAGTGCATTACGATGCGGAGATTATCCTTACCAAACAGACACACATGGAGATCCTCCGGTTCCTGCAGGAGGAATCGTGGCAGTCAGGTGCTGTGGATGATGCGCTCAGCAACATTTTGGTCAATTTTAAGCACCACGACTATAAAGCTTGGCACTGGAGATTTGAAGACACCTTTGGGATTGATCTGTACAATATGTTTATG ataCTCTTGTGCTTAGTGTGTGTTGTGATTATAATAGCTACAGAGCTGTGGACACGGATCCATTGGTTTGTTCAGCTGAAACGGGTTTTACTAATAAGTTTTCTCATCAGTTTTGCGTGGAATTGGCTTTACTTATATAAG CGGGCTTTTGCACAGCATCAAGCAGAAATTGCCAAAATGGGGCAGTTTGATAACGTCTGTGCTGAGAAGTTGGACTGGAGAGAGAGCCTTTTTG GATGGCTCAGAAGACAGTGGACATTTCAGGATGATCCATGTCAGAAGTACTACGAAACTCTGCTAGTAAATCCTGTTTTGCTGGTTCCACCAACAAAG GCATTGGCTATTACTTTTACCACCTTTGTAACTGAGCCTTTGAAGCATGTGGGACAAGGTATTGGTGAATTCATCAAAGCACTTATGAAGGAGATACCACTGATTCTGCAGGTTCCGGTGCTCATCATGATGGCTCTGGCTGTTCTG GCTTTCTGCTATGGCGCAGCATCATCAGTGTCTGTGATAAGGTGCTTAATGCcttctcagaagaaaaggcttCCTCTACCTGATGATCAACGGGAGGCAATAGACTTCAGCCAGTATGATGGGAGTAAATCCGATGGCTACTATTCACAGAAGACTCCTAGCGTTTACAGAGGCCCTTATGACAGAGATGTTCAGATGAGAcctggaaacagcagcagtaatCCTGATGTGCTGCATGCAAGTGCAGGGCCAGATGTGCAAGCAGAAGATGCTCAAAAAACAGAAGCTGGT AATAGATTGCACACTGAGGCTGAAGTTTGTAGACTAGAAACTTCACCAACTGCAACCCTTACCGGAGAAAAGGCACTTGAGCATGAGAAGCAGTGGACAGATAAAGCAGagcaagaaagtgaaaaaaattgTGATCGTAACAGAAACGTGGAAGGACAAAGTTGTGAAGTGGAACCAGCTGAAGAGAGGAGGAGCAGTACATGTGAGTCACAGGAAGGAGACTGA
- the CLCC1 gene encoding chloride channel CLIC-like protein 1 isoform X3: protein MLVLVLCAALLAGGGAQDDEWIDPTDMLNYDAASGTMRRPYKVNYHDSEDKTVDGIIAENLSSCSREVDSLQQKIAECEQRNAKSRESRSFYIFKRYLNKILNEARKLGLPEGNMDQVHYDAEIILTKQTHMEILRFLQEESWQSGAVDDALSNILVNFKHHDYKAWHWRFEDTFGIDLYNMFMILLCLVCVVIIIATELWTRIHWFVQLKRVLLISFLISFAWNWLYLYKRAFAQHQAEIAKMGQFDNVCAEKLDWRESLFGWLRRQWTFQDDPCQKYYETLLVNPVLLVPPTKALAITFTTFVTEPLKHVGQGIGEFIKALMKEIPLILQVPVLIMMALAVLAFCYGAASSVSVIRCLMPSQKKRLPLPDDQREAIDFSQYDGSKSDGYYSQKTPSVYRGPYDRDVQMRPGNSSSNPDVLHASAGPDVQAEDAQKTEAGIAH from the exons atgctggtgctggtgctgtgcgCGGCCCTGCtggcgggcggcggggcccaGGACGACGAGTGGATCGACCCCACCGATATGCTCAACTACGACGCGGCGTCGGGAACCATGAGGAGGCCTTACAAG GTAAATTATCATGATTCTGAGGATAAGACGGTGGATGGAATTATCGCTGAAAACTTATCGAGTTGTTCCAGAGAAGTGGATTCTTTGCAGCAGAAG ATTGCAGAGTGTGAGCAGAGAAACGCCAAATCTCGGGAGAGCCGgagcttttatatttttaagcgGTACTTGaataagattttaaatgaaGCCAGGAAACTTGGCCTT CCCGAGGGAAACATGGACCAAGTGCATTACGATGCGGAGATTATCCTTACCAAACAGACACACATGGAGATCCTCCGGTTCCTGCAGGAGGAATCGTGGCAGTCAGGTGCTGTGGATGATGCGCTCAGCAACATTTTGGTCAATTTTAAGCACCACGACTATAAAGCTTGGCACTGGAGATTTGAAGACACCTTTGGGATTGATCTGTACAATATGTTTATG ataCTCTTGTGCTTAGTGTGTGTTGTGATTATAATAGCTACAGAGCTGTGGACACGGATCCATTGGTTTGTTCAGCTGAAACGGGTTTTACTAATAAGTTTTCTCATCAGTTTTGCGTGGAATTGGCTTTACTTATATAAG CGGGCTTTTGCACAGCATCAAGCAGAAATTGCCAAAATGGGGCAGTTTGATAACGTCTGTGCTGAGAAGTTGGACTGGAGAGAGAGCCTTTTTG GATGGCTCAGAAGACAGTGGACATTTCAGGATGATCCATGTCAGAAGTACTACGAAACTCTGCTAGTAAATCCTGTTTTGCTGGTTCCACCAACAAAG GCATTGGCTATTACTTTTACCACCTTTGTAACTGAGCCTTTGAAGCATGTGGGACAAGGTATTGGTGAATTCATCAAAGCACTTATGAAGGAGATACCACTGATTCTGCAGGTTCCGGTGCTCATCATGATGGCTCTGGCTGTTCTG GCTTTCTGCTATGGCGCAGCATCATCAGTGTCTGTGATAAGGTGCTTAATGCcttctcagaagaaaaggcttCCTCTACCTGATGATCAACGGGAGGCAATAGACTTCAGCCAGTATGATGGGAGTAAATCCGATGGCTACTATTCACAGAAGACTCCTAGCGTTTACAGAGGCCCTTATGACAGAGATGTTCAGATGAGAcctggaaacagcagcagtaatCCTGATGTGCTGCATGCAAGTGCAGGGCCAGATGTGCAAGCAGAAGATGCTCAAAAAACAGAAGCTGGT ATTGCACACTGA
- the WDR47 gene encoding WD repeat-containing protein 47, whose protein sequence is MTAEETVNVKEAEIIKLILDFLNSRKLHISMLALEKESGVINGLFSDDMLFLRQLILDGQWDEVLQFIQPLECMEKFDKKRFRYIIMKQKFLEALCVNNAMSAEDEPQHLEFTMREAVQCLHALEEYCPSKEDYSKLCLLLTLPRLTNHAEFKDWNPSTARVHCFEEACVMVAEFIPADRKLSEAGFKASNNRLFQLVMKGLLYECCVEFCQSKATGEEITESEVLLGIDLLCGNGCDDLDLSLLSWLQNLPATVFSCAFEQKMLNIHVDKLLKPTKAAYADLLTPLISKLSPYPSSPMRRPQSADAYMTRSLNPALDGLSCGLTNHEKRITDLGTKTSPMSHSFANFHYPGVQNLSRSLMLENTECHSIFEESPERDTPVEPQHPIGSEGLSQSIAAENEQVSGAQSQGSAKQEKNELRDSTEQFQEYYRQRLRYQQHLEQKEQQRQLYQQMLLEGGVNQEDGADQQQNLTEQFLNRSIQKLGELNIGMDSLGNDVQTLSQQCNGSKGNASTSLASSVASDVPQRMPTDGQSVNTSTPRKRGSANQIPFPEESPVQGNQIVSEHAVNQPQLEDSPGNLNRTRGDEDDKSKKQFICINTLEDTQAVRAVAFHPSGSLYAVGSNSKTLRVCAYPEVIDPSAYNTPKQPVVRFKRNKHHKGSIYCVAWSPCGQLLATGSNDKYVKVLPFNAETCNATGPDLEFSMHDGTIRDLAFMEGPESGGAILISAGAGDCNIYTTDCQRGQGLHALSGHTGHILALYTWSGWMIASGSQDKTVRFWDLRVPSCVRVVGTTFHGTGSAVASVAVDPSGRLLATGQEDSSCMLYDIRGGRMVQSYHPHASDVRSVRFSPGAHYLLTGSYDMKIKVTDLQGDLTKQLPLMVVGEHKDKVIQCRWHTQDLSFLSSSADRTVTLWTYNG, encoded by the exons ATGACGGCTGAAGAAACAGTGAATgttaaagaagctgaaataattaaacTGATCCTAGATTTTCTGAACTCGAGGAAGCTTCATATCAGTATGCTGGCGCTTGAGAAAGAAAGTGGGGTCATTAATGGCCTGTTTTCAGATGACATGCTCTTCTTAAG ACAATTGATCCTTGATGGTCAGTGGGATGAGGTTCTTCAGTTTATTCAGCCTCTCGAATGTATGGAAAAATTCGACAAGAAAAG ATTTCGTTACATAATTATGAAGCAGAAGTTCTTGGAAGCCTTATGTGTAAACAATGCAATGTCAGCAGAAGACGAGCCTCAGCAC CTGGAATTCACAATGCGAGAGGCTGTGCAGTGCCTACATGCGTTGGAAGAATATTGCCCCTCAAAGGAAGACTACAGCAAACTCTGCTTGCTGCTCACGTTGCCTCGCTTGACCAACCATGCAGAATTCAAAGACTGGAATCCCAGCACAGCCCGGGTGCACTGCTTTGAAGAAGCTTGTGTCATGGTGGCAGAGTTTATTCCTGCTGATAGGAAACTGAGCGAGGCTGGTTTCAAAGCAAGTAACAATCGTTTATTTCAGCTTGTGATGAAGGGATTGCTTTATGAATGTTGTGTGGAGTTCTGTCAGAGTAAAGCAACGGGAGAAGAAATTACGGAAAGTGAAGTGTTGCTGGGCATCGATCTCTTATGTGGTAATGGGTGTGATGATTTGGACCTTAGCTTGTTATCGTGGCTACAGAACCTGCCAGCTACTGTCTTCTCTTGTGCTTTTGAACAAAAGATGCTTAATATTCATGTTGATAAACTCCTCAAGCCCACAAAAGCTGCATATGCTGATCTTTTGACGCCTCTTATCAGCAAACTTTCTCCATACCCGTCTTCCCCGATGAGAAGACCTCAGTCAGCTGATGCTTACATGACCCGCTCCTTAAACCCTGCCTTAGATGGGCTGTCCTGCGGGTTAACGAATCATGAGAAGCGCATCACAGACCTCGGGACCAAAACATCTCCCATGTCGCACTCCTTTGCTAATTTCCACTACCCAGGCGTACAGAATCTCAGCCGAAGTCTTATGCTGGAGAATACTGAATGTCACAGTATTTTTGAGGAGTCACCTGAGCG TGACACTCCTGTGGAGCCACAGCATCCCATTGGCAGCGAGGGATTGTCCCAGAGCATAGCTGCAGAAAACGAGCAAGTCAGTGGAGCGCAGAGTCAGGGATCCGccaaacaagagaaaaatgag CTTCGTGATTCAACAGAGCAATTTCAAGAATATTACAGACAAAGGCTACGTTACCAGCAGCACTTAGAACAGAAGGAGCAACAACGGCAGTTATATCAGCAGATGTTGCTGGAAGGAGGTGTAAATCAAGAAGATGGAGCTGACCAGCAACAGAATCTTACAGAGCAGTTTCTTAACAG atCTATCCAGAAGCTAGGAGAATTAAATATAGGCATGGATAGCCTTGGAAATGATGTACAAACACTTAGCCAGCAATGCAATGGGAGCAAAGGGAATGCATCTACCAGTCTAGCAAGTAGCGTTGCATCAGATGTTCCGCAGAGGATGCCAACTGATGGCCAAAGTGTGAACACGAGCACTCCTCGAAAGCGTGGGTCAGCTAATCAGATACCCTTTCCTGAAGAGTCACCTGTGCAGGGGAATCAAAT TGTATCAGAACATGCTGTCAATCAGCCACAGTTGGAAGACTCCCCAGGGAATCTaaataggacaagaggtgatgAG GATGACAAATCAAAAAAGCAGTTCATTTGCATTAATACTCTAGAAGACACACAAGCTGTCAGAGCTGTTGCCTTTCATCCCAGCGGAAGTTTGTATGCAGTTGGCTCCAACTCTAAAACCTTGAGAGTGTGTGCCTACCCAGAGGTGATTGACCCAAG tgcttatAATACTCCTAAGCAACCTGTAGTTCGCTTCAAAAGGAATAAGCATCATAAAGGATCAATCTACTGTGTGGCCTGGAGCCCCTGCGGACAGCTGCTGGCTACTGGTTCTAATGATAAATATGTGAAAGTTCTGCCTTTTAATGCTGAAACATGCAATGCAACAG GGCCAGATTTGGAATTCAGTATGCATGATGGGACAATCAGAGATCTTGCTTTTATGGAAGGACCAGAAAGTGGTGGTGCTATCTTAATAAGCGCTGGAGCAGGGGACTGCAATATATATACAACAGACTGTCAGAGAGGGCAAGGTCTGCATGCTTTAAGTGGTCATACAG gTCATATCTTAGCACTTTATACATGGAGTGGTTGGATGATTGCTTCTGGATCCCAAGACAAGACTGTAAGATTCTGGGATCTGAGAGTTCCAAGTTGCGTTCGTGTTGTGGGAACAACGTTTCATGGAACAG gaAGTGCTGTAGCCTCAGTAGCTGTTGATCCTAGTGGTCGTCTGCTGGCTACAGGACAAGAGGACTCCAGTTGCATGTTGTATGATATTCGAGGAGGGCGGATGGTCCAGAGCTATCATCCTCATGCAAGTGATGTTCGTTCTGTGCGCTTCTCTCCAGGGGCTCACTACTTGCTCACAGGATCTtatgacatgaaaataaaagtgacaGACTTGCAAG GAGACCTCACAAAGCAGCTTCCTCTTATGGTGGTAGGAGAGCACAAGGACAAAGTTATTCAGTGCAGATGGCATACGCAAGATCTTTCCTTCTTGTCATCGTCAGCAGACAGAACTGTAACCCTTTGGACCTACAACGGCTAG